The Biomphalaria glabrata chromosome 6, xgBioGlab47.1, whole genome shotgun sequence genomic interval TAGGACATAATGCTTAGAATGATTATAGTTTCCTTTAAAATGGTCTGTAATTCAcctgttaataaaaacattgcATCCATGCTTAAGGATTTTTTCCACTTTTGACTTCATCTTTTCTTTCTCAGCAAGTTCCAGTTGAGCTACTTTAGAGATGGCATCTACCCGAACCCTGGAGCCAAAAACCTGagataaaaaaacataataatagtctttttttttgtttcagaatgAATTAGAAATATAGTTTCTATGCAATTTAGTGAGTTTTCTGTTTACTactaacattaaaaaatgtaggttaaaatatttttttaaaagtacctTGATTTTATCAGTGTCCATTGGAGTATTAGCAATAAGAATTTTGGCATTCTCCACTCTCTTAGGTTGGTTTACACCTACTTTTTTATCTAACAAGAaacctgtttaaaaaaaaaaggcatttgaCAATTTTAGTGACACAAAGAGGAAAGAAAGTTTGATTACAAGTTTCTTAATACAACGACTAAGGCAGcaatttaaagttttttgttgaaataaaattatacCTTCATCAAGGTAAGAATCTGAAAGATTTCCTCCAAGCTTCTTGATCAGCTGAATGGCATCCAGATTTCCACTTccctgtttaaaatataataaatcaaatatgatgAAACTAAGTCATATATCATCCgaagcaattaaaaacatttagaaaataatgaaaaataatcaaACGAGTTTTCAATGCTACTAATGAAAGTGTCAATACAACATAAAAAACTGTTTCAAAAATTGTGTCGTTCCAAAGAGAAAGATCCAAAACATACCTTTAACCTCAGAACTGAGTCAACTGCTAATTTTGAAAACAAGTCTTTGTGTTGGGTCAAAATTTTAGAGCTCAGCGTTGTTCTGGCTATGTTCATTAAATCTTCACGAAACTTGACAGGGTCTTTACTAAAAGAAtcaaatgatgaaaataatgtttttttacatacaaagaaatttctattttaaatcaCTATTTCTTAGCATGCATTGCAATGAAAACTTGTATGATCTGTTGAAAGATACCTACCCGTTATCTCTGGCAGCATCTGTAAGTGCCTGTCTGGCAGCATCCACAGCTTTTCTCCAACCAGCAATAACTGTCTGGGGGTGGATTTTTTGTGCCACTAGATTTTCTGCCTCCTACAATTGAATACAAAAGGTTGAGTTCATTGAATCAAATAAGGGAAACCATTAACAATATATCCAGCCAATTCCATAATAGCACGGTGTGAAATGAATAAATTTTTATCCCCCTGGTCCtccaagtaaaaatattttctcataAAAGTGTGACACTTGCAGCCAAGGTACATTGTATGTACTTCATACTTATATAATGAGAATGTAAACAGTCACTAactttaacaaagaaaaaataacagATGGTCAtcaattttacaattttatttagcTAATTACAAAGATTCAGCTTACTTTCAGTAACTCACAGGCGAGAACAACAACTGATGTTGTGCCATCACCGACTTCATCATCTTGGACCTTTGAtatatctaaatttaaaaaaaaacagatagaaatgaataaactatttaagggggagagggggggggggggggggggaaacaaatGCAAGACTTAAATAATTAAGGAACTTACCAACCAAAACTTTGGCTGCTGGGTTATCAACACCAATTGACTTTAAAATAGTAGCCCCATCATTGGTTACTTGAATGGTCTCATTATTGGAACTGGTTTGTAAAATCTTgtcctaaaataaaaatcacCCGATTATCATACATGGTTTTATTAAGCAACTTACTGgagaaaaaaattttatatcaaaagTTAAAGTTTCAATATTTACCATTCCTTTGGGTCCTAATGTACTCTTCACTAAGTCACCAATAGCTATGGCACCAACAAATGATGACtgcaaatatatttcaaaataaattattagaatctaattattttaatatgataATGTTTGTTAAAAGTCAATAGTTCTTGCCTGTATTTAATGGTACAATATTATCTCTTTACATTGGCTCATtgcaaaagtgttttttttaaataaggtatTCTTTCTATTTATTAAGACAAGAAAGGCTTTTTAAGTGAGACAAACTcattaaattgtaaacattgtacAGATAGATATAAAAGAAAGGTTTAGGTTTTAAGTTTATTACCTAAATgtcattaatattaattatataaaaaacaacaaaatattgatTGTGTAACTTAGTAAATCAATGACACTTATGATTTAGTATCAACTTgaattaattactaattaattacAATTGAGACATTTGAATGTATAAAAGTGTAGGCTGTAACAGAGATATGGCTTACCATTCTTGCAGTCTCTGACTTCTCCTCCTCTGCACCCATCCTCAAAATCTGAACTGGATTTAGGGAAACCTTTAGAAgagatgaaaacatttttttttagactttttcaaataattcaggtaaacattaaataaatctttttgtGTTCCAAGAAATCAGGAACCCACTGTCGTCCCAAATACAGTTGTCAATAAAGATggatattgttattttgttacCCTACAGCGCTACACATAGTTAAAATAGAATATGATTTCAAAGAGGGTCAGGTCAATCAGCGCTAACATTAACGAACACAATTCCCCGCTTTTTGTAACTTAGCAAACAGTCTCAGTGAGCTAACGAACACTTCATAGttgttgtattaaaaaaatattatttatcttcaattttcttttttaatatcaatttCTTTCAACACCAACTCCATACAGAAAGGTAAGTGTTACTTTTCCAACTCTCAATCGCTTCCTTCTCTGTTATAATCAGAATCCACAACCAGGCCATTAGAAACAAGTTTTACCTATACTGTAGCCTACCTAGGTCTAGttgaccccaaaaaaaaaaaacaactgtgtGACCACTCTTGTCTAGCCTGCTCACTCCACTCAGTAACTGTGTCCTAAATACCTGAGTCCTAAGTACCTGATCGATCAATGATTGTCCCTCCCGCCatgtcttttgtttgttttttcatgtGTTTACTGTGTTGATAATACCATGCTTAGTGCCTACATAGTAGATCAATAATTAGGGCACCAAGgagaaacaataataaaaaaaaaatctccttaaCCCTGGACCAATCCTCCTTCTGTCCTAGAAGAAAAAAGTGACATCGTCATACCAGTGCTCTTTGAACCCAAGCCCAAGTAAAacccttgtttttgtttttcagagtaaatgaGACTAAATGTGTCTGAATGAACTATAAATTAGTATTAAGTAGATAAGTATAAAGAAATggagcatgaaaaaaaaacaattagactTGTTTCATCATAATCATAGCTATTAAAATAAAGGAAAGGCTCACTTTaacaaattttttatatttctgttaACAGAAAACAGGGGCTGTTGAGCTGTTCATTAGAGCGAAATGacgagtaaagtgcgaagttcgaacAGCCCCGATTTGTCGAGAGGTTCGATTGGTTcactttttattgttaaaacttttttatttgaatgtttactaaattactactatattgctacagcgcatgcaccttttttcttcacttccgaaacatactatttccttttccttgaaaAAGCTAAGTTTatggtgaggtcaaactcaagaggtgtggaattattcttttttactacacggtagtgaaggaaatgggtcaTGGGCTTAAGtctatttttaagtctgatggctcatcagcttaaagagactatttgaagttgtggagggtgggaaatggtgcaatggatggGGTAAAACGAAAATGACTTCATCTAAtggtgaaaattaaatattaaagcatgtttttagatatattttctttgatctgcacgaaccttccatcaacccgatcgagcttactaactggaGAAAAATCCTATTGAggaaaagtacgcttggcgatacccaccctacacctctttaacctcatatttaattttaactaagcctagtgatacattaaatccaatctattttcatagaaaaaaggacgaggaattcagagataccatcagttttttcaaAGGTCAAACCACTATGAtacggtgctataaaaatccaaacgtGAAAATTGATGCCAGTGGGCTGATAAAAATttaacttcgcactttactctactctagattctagatctatagtcatttTCATCTAACGAATAGATGTATCACTATCATCTAGTAGATTACTGTGTATAtgtactagagtctagatctatctagatctaatctagtgtAACTGTTACTGGGTTAATGAGTGTAGACTGTAGGTAGTGTATTTACCATATTATCGAAATTAGGTTATTTTTGTACTATGCCGTTCATTTAGTTTTCATTcagtttattattttagtatAGTACAAGCGAAGCCGGTCAGAACAGAGGATGCACACATTAATACTAATAAAACGTAAAAGACTAAAATGgattttgtaaatataataaataagaataaactAGGTTACCATGGTAAATTCACTGATAATCTGACAGACAGGATCACGTTGTGAAAACAGGAATGATGTCAGAAATCGATTACGTTGATATTAGTCCATATGTCGACTATATATTGGTATTGAAACAAATTTTAGAATACCTTTTTTAGAAATTAGGCTAGATCAATGTAACTTATTTCACAAATTCGTTACATTATTTTTCAAAGCTTTAAATATATGTGCTTTAAAAAGCGCTTATAATACTTTCtgctttaaaaacataaaaagaaaataaagtaatCAAAAGTAATCGATTTTATAAGATGTTTGTCATGAACAGCTCGAAGGTTCCATACAATTTTACGATCCAAAATTTCTAATGCGATggcttatcttcttatcttatataataccgacgttacttcaaaaaaaataagatgattacgtcctacgcgtcaagcattcagtcatgcatattaaccaatgacttaaattctgctaagtcactggttagcccaggcaactcattccatgctctaataacactagggaagaagcttaattttataatggcttttatgtttgtttgtttgttttacatatttcggatgttccttcagagttgaagatagatAGAATCTAGTTAAATAGATAGGATTCGAGAGATAGATCTCAATTTATAATGGAGTTATTTAGAcctacagatctagatcaggAAGTGTGCAGTCTAGGTCTATAGGTAGAGCAacgtttgtttgtttcagtCCATCAGAATTATGAATTCATAATCGCTCAAACCAGAGCGGATTCGAGGGATTGAACCCGGGCCTGGACTTCGAGACGACTGTGGTCAGAAGTTTTTAGTGGGGCACTATcgccatt includes:
- the LOC106076711 gene encoding T-complex protein 1 subunit beta, translated to MVSLNPVQILRMGAEEEKSETARMSSFVGAIAIGDLVKSTLGPKGMDKILQTSSNNETIQVTNDGATILKSIGVDNPAAKVLVDISKVQDDEVGDGTTSVVVLACELLKEAENLVAQKIHPQTVIAGWRKAVDAARQALTDAARDNGKDPVKFREDLMNIARTTLSSKILTQHKDLFSKLAVDSVLRLKGSGNLDAIQLIKKLGGNLSDSYLDEGFLLDKKVGVNQPKRVENAKILIANTPMDTDKIKVFGSRVRVDAISKVAQLELAEKEKMKSKVEKILKHGCNVFINRQLIYNYPEQLFSDAGVMAIEHADFEGVERLALVTGGEIVSTFDCPEKVKLGTCDLIEEVMIGEDKLLKFSGVALGEACTIVLRGATQQILDEAERSLHDALCVLSQTVKETRTVYGGGCSEMLMADAVSKLAAKTPGKESVAMEAFAKSLRQLPTIIADNGGYDSADLIAQMRAAHTNGKHTIGLDMERGRIADMAELGITESYQVKRQVLMSGAEAAEMIMRVDNIIRAAPRARAPDHRHH